From the genome of Methylocystis bryophila, one region includes:
- a CDS encoding CYTH and CHAD domain-containing protein — translation MSGIHRELEIKFSTDLAGLKEALEAPALGGAPGKRIGSRSLVSTYFDTPDHILNERRIAVRVRRVGRAAPLVGLKWLPTSRGDAFSRGEVEARGPGIMPDLALFGEEIATELGEIIGDRPLEPQFETRIKRRTRLVSAGTAQIEIAFDEGEIVAGDRRARVIEVELELKSGDASELYDLAARAVQALPLRLDVTSKSERGFRLVGGAVAAPVKARDPIFPPGATFDDAIGSVVGNTLAHFLANLASLRESDDPESIHQLRVALRRMRSALGMFNRLRPSAEFDAFRAEAKRIATALGPARECDAFGDLLAAGPRRASADGAVFGGIESALSARREALYAEARQLIDAKETTVFSLRLQAFLTRRGWRNAPGELASLTTPVTQFSSETLERLRKRVLKRGKKLVMLPDAERHKVRIALKNLRYAAEFFGGLYEDSGGCRSYIRTVARLQDILGAHNDAAGAQMLLDGLGARAEPGTAFAAGVVLGWCERDAEVADAELGEAWRRFKRLDPFWR, via the coding sequence ATGAGTGGGATCCATCGCGAGCTGGAGATTAAATTCTCCACGGACTTGGCAGGCCTCAAGGAAGCGTTGGAAGCCCCAGCCCTCGGCGGCGCTCCCGGCAAGCGCATTGGCTCCCGCAGCCTTGTCTCGACCTACTTCGATACGCCGGACCATATCCTCAATGAGCGGCGGATCGCGGTGCGTGTGCGACGAGTCGGGCGCGCCGCCCCGCTTGTTGGGCTAAAGTGGCTCCCCACATCGCGCGGCGACGCCTTCTCTCGCGGCGAGGTCGAGGCGCGCGGGCCTGGAATCATGCCGGATTTGGCGTTGTTTGGGGAGGAAATTGCGACCGAGCTGGGAGAGATTATTGGAGATCGCCCGCTCGAACCGCAATTCGAAACACGAATTAAGCGCCGTACGCGTCTCGTCAGCGCCGGAACGGCTCAGATCGAGATCGCCTTCGACGAAGGAGAAATCGTCGCCGGCGATCGGCGCGCGCGCGTCATCGAGGTTGAGCTCGAGCTTAAGAGCGGAGACGCATCGGAGCTATACGATCTCGCCGCGCGCGCGGTCCAGGCCTTGCCGTTGCGCCTCGATGTGACGAGCAAGTCAGAACGCGGGTTTCGGCTCGTCGGCGGCGCGGTGGCTGCGCCGGTGAAGGCCCGTGACCCCATATTCCCGCCCGGCGCGACGTTCGACGACGCGATCGGGAGCGTCGTTGGCAACACGCTGGCGCATTTTCTCGCCAATCTTGCGTCCTTGCGCGAAAGCGACGATCCGGAGTCGATCCATCAATTGCGCGTGGCGCTCCGGCGTATGCGCTCCGCCCTCGGCATGTTCAATCGTCTGAGGCCAAGCGCCGAGTTTGACGCCTTTCGCGCGGAGGCCAAGCGCATTGCGACGGCTCTCGGACCCGCTCGGGAATGCGACGCTTTCGGCGATTTGCTCGCTGCGGGACCGCGTCGGGCGTCCGCCGATGGAGCGGTATTCGGCGGGATCGAGTCCGCGCTTTCGGCGCGCCGAGAGGCTTTGTACGCCGAGGCGCGCCAGCTGATCGACGCCAAGGAGACGACGGTCTTCTCGTTGAGGCTGCAAGCATTTCTGACTCGCCGCGGATGGCGGAACGCTCCGGGCGAGCTGGCTAGTCTAACGACGCCGGTGACGCAATTTTCGTCCGAGACGCTCGAGCGCTTGCGAAAGCGCGTCTTGAAGCGCGGGAAGAAGCTCGTCATGCTGCCGGACGCCGAGCGCCACAAGGTTCGCATCGCGCTCAAGAACCTGCGTTACGCGGCAGAGTTCTTTGGCGGATTGTACGAAGACTCTGGCGGCTGTCGCAGCTATATCCGGACCGTCGCGCGGCTGCAGGACATTCTGGGCGCGCACAACGACGCCGCGGGCGCCCAGATGCTGCTGGACGGGCTGGGGGCGCGCGCTGAGCCCGGGACCGCCTTTGCGGCGGGCGTCGTGCTGGGCTGGTGCGAGCGCGACGCCGAAGTGGCGGATGCGGAGCTGGGCGAGGCCTGGCGACGGTTCAAGCGTCTCGATCCGTTTTGGCGGTAG
- a CDS encoding GNAT family N-acetyltransferase, producing the protein MAAEFTARCASSLSSVDPAAWDACANAGRDPDERHNPFVSHAFLSALERSGSVGGRSGWAPAHTLIEDKKGRLLAAAPAYLKAHSLGEYVFDQAFAEAYGRAGGRYYPKIQVAVPFTPVTGPRLLLEKDAPDAARAALIDALRDLCKSCGASSLHVTFATEPEASALAKQGFLQRAGEQFHFSNEGYRDFDDFLDALSSRKRKTIRRERREAQGSDLTIELLTGADIEQRHWDAFFAFYMHTGARKWGRPYLTRAFFDEIGASMPHRVLLVMVRKDRDYIAGALNFLGDDAIYGRYWGALEERPFLHFEVCYHQAIDYAIRHGFKRVEAGAQGEHKLARGYRPVATHSVHEFVDPRLQAAVADYLAREREAVAAMIEDYEEALPFRRD; encoded by the coding sequence ATGGCCGCCGAATTCACCGCGCGTTGCGCGTCTTCGCTCTCATCCGTCGATCCCGCCGCCTGGGACGCCTGCGCCAACGCCGGGCGCGATCCCGACGAGCGCCACAATCCATTTGTCTCGCATGCTTTCCTCTCGGCGCTTGAGCGATCGGGCTCTGTCGGAGGGCGAAGCGGTTGGGCGCCGGCGCATACGCTGATCGAGGACAAGAAGGGCCGCTTGCTCGCCGCGGCGCCGGCTTACCTCAAGGCGCATAGTCTCGGCGAATATGTCTTCGATCAGGCTTTCGCCGAAGCCTATGGCCGCGCTGGCGGGCGCTATTATCCGAAAATTCAGGTCGCGGTTCCCTTCACGCCGGTGACGGGTCCGCGGCTGCTGCTGGAAAAAGACGCGCCCGACGCCGCGCGCGCGGCGCTTATCGACGCGCTGCGCGATCTATGCAAATCCTGCGGCGCCTCGTCGTTGCACGTCACCTTCGCGACGGAGCCGGAAGCGAGCGCGCTCGCGAAGCAGGGCTTTCTCCAGCGCGCCGGAGAGCAGTTCCATTTCTCAAACGAGGGCTATCGCGATTTCGACGACTTTCTCGACGCGCTGTCCTCGCGCAAACGCAAGACCATCCGGCGCGAGCGCCGGGAAGCGCAGGGCTCCGATCTCACGATCGAGCTTTTGACCGGCGCCGACATCGAACAAAGGCACTGGGACGCCTTCTTCGCCTTCTATATGCACACCGGCGCGCGCAAATGGGGAAGGCCCTATCTCACCCGCGCCTTCTTCGACGAGATCGGCGCTTCGATGCCGCATCGCGTCCTGCTCGTCATGGTGCGCAAGGATCGAGACTATATTGCCGGCGCGCTGAATTTTCTGGGCGACGACGCGATTTATGGCCGTTATTGGGGCGCGCTCGAGGAGCGGCCCTTCCTGCATTTCGAGGTCTGCTATCACCAGGCGATCGATTATGCGATCCGTCATGGCTTCAAGCGCGTGGAAGCCGGCGCGCAGGGCGAGCACAAGCTCGCGCGCGGCTACCGTCCGGTCGCAACGCATTCCGTACATGAATTCGTCGACCCGAGGCTTCAAGCCGCCGTCGCCGACTATCTTGCCCGCGAGCGCGAGGCCGTCGCGGCAATGATCGAGGACTATGAGGAGGCCCTGCCCTTCCGGCGCGATTGA
- the egtB gene encoding ergothioneine biosynthesis protein EgtB has translation MIQLASDINSDQRASSSLRTRLLETRQLSVKLAAPLTAEDMVAQAMDDASPTKWHLAHATWFFETFVLAPRMPGYAIFDESFGYCFNSYYEQVGPRQPRPKRGVLTRPSLESVRAYREHVDVALEAFFALGLDEDDAAASALEIGINHEQQHQELMLTDVLALFAANPLRPSYGQPQPQKVTAAKRGWMIEYAGGVERIGYAGQGFAWDNEGPAHETLIHPFALADRAVTNGQFLEFVLDKGYEAASLWLSDGWAALNREGWRAPLYWEQRDDEWRAMTLQGMTRLDPAAPVAHVSYYEADAFARWAGRRLPTEFEWEIAARRAPEAANDLSSGALRPLPAPSSVAGAPRQMFGDVWEWTGSAYLPYPGYRPPLGALGEYNGKFMVGQHVLRGGSCVTPKGHARATYRNFFYPHQRWQFMGLRLAEDL, from the coding sequence ATGATTCAATTGGCCTCCGACATTAATTCGGATCAGCGCGCGTCGAGTAGTCTCCGCACGCGCCTTCTGGAGACCCGCCAGCTCTCGGTTAAGCTTGCCGCGCCTTTGACCGCGGAGGACATGGTTGCGCAGGCGATGGACGACGCCAGCCCGACCAAGTGGCACCTCGCTCACGCCACTTGGTTCTTTGAAACTTTCGTTCTCGCCCCGCGTATGCCGGGCTACGCCATTTTCGACGAGTCTTTCGGCTATTGCTTCAACTCCTATTACGAGCAAGTCGGTCCGCGCCAGCCCAGACCCAAGCGCGGCGTCCTCACCCGGCCTTCGCTCGAGAGCGTTCGCGCCTATCGCGAGCATGTCGACGTCGCGCTGGAAGCTTTCTTTGCGCTTGGGCTCGACGAGGATGATGCGGCGGCTTCGGCGCTCGAAATCGGGATCAACCACGAGCAGCAGCATCAGGAATTGATGCTGACGGACGTGCTTGCTCTTTTCGCCGCCAATCCGCTGCGGCCGAGCTACGGGCAGCCGCAGCCGCAGAAAGTCACTGCGGCGAAGCGGGGCTGGATGATCGAATACGCCGGCGGGGTCGAACGCATCGGCTATGCGGGCCAGGGCTTCGCATGGGACAATGAGGGCCCGGCTCACGAGACCTTGATCCATCCCTTTGCACTGGCGGACCGCGCCGTAACCAACGGGCAGTTCTTGGAGTTCGTTTTGGACAAGGGCTATGAGGCGGCGTCGCTCTGGCTTTCGGACGGTTGGGCGGCTCTCAATCGGGAAGGCTGGCGCGCGCCGCTTTATTGGGAACAACGCGACGACGAGTGGCGCGCGATGACGCTGCAGGGAATGACACGGCTCGATCCGGCGGCTCCCGTCGCGCATGTGAGCTATTACGAGGCCGACGCCTTCGCGCGTTGGGCGGGGAGGCGGCTGCCGACCGAATTCGAATGGGAGATCGCGGCGCGACGCGCGCCGGAGGCGGCGAACGACCTTTCCAGCGGCGCGCTCCGCCCCCTGCCCGCCCCTTCAAGCGTGGCGGGCGCGCCTCGACAGATGTTCGGCGACGTCTGGGAGTGGACCGGCAGCGCCTATCTTCCCTACCCCGGATATCGTCCCCCGCTGGGCGCGCTTGGCGAATACAACGGCAAGTTCATGGTTGGCCAGCACGTGCTGCGCGGCGGCTCCTGCGTGACGCCGAAAGGACATGCTCGCGCGACTTATCGCAACTTTTTCTATCCGCATCAGCGCTGGCAATTCATGGGCCTGCGCCTCGCGGAGGACCTCTGA
- a CDS encoding YcjF family protein — MTEPERRPPRPRAFRLDGEKVVTPPPGPGPGVETPRPFAAKVLEAEEDIFASVAGDFPADPDAEEAATEKAQAKGLLGKWAFSIPGLFWSALTGLVSLTLTLWVTELVEGLFARSALLGTLGLALAATLVIAALILLTREIRAMLRQNRIAQLHLGLAAARGDNDAKAARARITELCDLYVSRPDTAQARARLKSLSEEIIDGKDLIDFAERTLIAPLDALARREIAAAAKRVSLVVTISPRAILDVIFVAAQAIALMRRIAEIYGGRPGLLGFFKLARSVAAHLAITGGLAIGDSLLQQLVGHGLAAKLSARLGEGVLNGLLTARVGLSAMAVCRPTPFCAEKAPGVKDVAPFLFGDKSEKASS; from the coding sequence ATGACTGAGCCGGAACGTCGACCGCCCCGTCCTCGCGCCTTCCGCCTCGACGGGGAGAAAGTCGTCACGCCTCCCCCGGGCCCGGGCCCGGGCGTCGAGACGCCGCGGCCTTTCGCGGCGAAGGTGCTCGAGGCCGAAGAAGATATTTTCGCCTCTGTCGCCGGCGATTTTCCCGCGGACCCCGATGCGGAGGAGGCGGCGACCGAAAAGGCGCAGGCGAAGGGCCTTCTCGGCAAATGGGCTTTCTCCATTCCGGGGCTCTTCTGGTCGGCGCTGACCGGCCTCGTCTCGCTGACGCTGACCCTCTGGGTGACCGAGCTCGTCGAGGGGCTGTTCGCGCGTTCGGCGCTGCTTGGGACGCTCGGCCTGGCGCTCGCGGCGACGCTCGTCATCGCCGCATTGATCCTTCTCACGCGCGAGATCCGCGCGATGCTTCGGCAAAACCGCATCGCGCAGCTGCATCTCGGCCTTGCGGCGGCGCGCGGCGACAATGACGCGAAAGCCGCGCGGGCGAGGATCACGGAGCTCTGCGATCTTTATGTCTCCCGCCCCGACACGGCGCAGGCGCGCGCGAGACTGAAATCGCTGTCGGAGGAGATCATCGACGGCAAGGATCTCATCGACTTCGCCGAACGCACGCTGATCGCGCCGCTCGACGCCCTGGCGCGGAGGGAAATCGCAGCGGCGGCAAAGCGCGTCTCGCTCGTCGTCACGATCAGCCCGCGCGCCATCCTCGACGTGATCTTCGTCGCCGCCCAAGCCATCGCTCTCATGCGGCGTATCGCCGAAATCTACGGCGGGCGTCCGGGTCTCCTCGGCTTTTTCAAGCTCGCGCGCTCAGTCGCCGCGCATCTCGCGATCACCGGCGGACTGGCGATCGGAGACTCGCTTTTGCAGCAGCTGGTCGGCCACGGGCTTGCCGCGAAGCTCTCGGCGCGGCTCGGCGAAGGCGTGCTGAACGGCCTGCTCACCGCGCGCGTCGGTCTCTCGGCGATGGCGGTGTGCCGGCCAACTCCCTTCTGCGCGGAGAAGGCGCCGGGCGTGAAGGACGTCGCGCCCTTCCTGTTCGGAGACAAGAGCGAGAAAGCCTCGAGCTAA
- a CDS encoding ATP-binding cassette domain-containing protein, with the protein MIKLDKVSKSYDALRVLDDVSLTLAQGCTTAVMGLSGSGKSTLLALIVGLEAPDQGEVRIGDDRMAPASALNLRRRMGYVIQDGGLFPHLTARRNIELMSRELGWRAARRSKRLQELCTLTRFPAEALERYPAELSGGQRQRVSLMRALMLDPPILLLDEPLGALDPMTRARLQEDLKSIFRTLKKTVVIVTHDVSEAAFLGDTIVFLHQGRVLQQGSFRDLIAAPADPFITEFIRAQASRLATLREIASTLREPAP; encoded by the coding sequence ATGATAAAGCTGGACAAGGTCAGCAAGTCATACGACGCGTTGCGCGTGCTCGACGACGTGAGCCTAACGCTGGCGCAAGGCTGCACGACGGCCGTCATGGGGCTCTCGGGCTCGGGAAAATCGACCCTGCTCGCGCTCATCGTCGGGTTAGAGGCGCCCGATCAGGGGGAAGTGAGGATCGGCGACGATCGCATGGCGCCAGCCTCAGCGCTGAACCTGCGGCGCCGCATGGGTTATGTCATCCAGGACGGTGGCCTGTTCCCGCACCTGACCGCCAGGCGCAACATCGAGCTCATGTCTCGCGAGTTGGGTTGGCGCGCGGCGCGTCGAAGCAAACGTCTGCAGGAACTCTGCACGCTGACGCGCTTCCCTGCGGAAGCCTTGGAGCGCTACCCGGCGGAGCTCTCCGGCGGTCAGCGCCAGCGCGTATCCTTGATGCGGGCCCTGATGCTGGATCCGCCGATCCTTCTTCTCGACGAGCCGCTTGGCGCGTTGGATCCGATGACGCGCGCCAGACTGCAGGAGGATCTCAAGTCGATTTTCCGAACGCTGAAGAAGACCGTCGTTATCGTCACGCATGACGTAAGCGAAGCGGCCTTTCTCGGCGACACGATCGTCTTTCTGCACCAGGGTCGAGTGCTGCAGCAGGGATCCTTCCGTGATCTCATCGCCGCGCCCGCGGACCCCTTCATCACCGAATTCATCAGAGCGCAGGCCTCGCGTCTCGCGACGCTCCGCGAGATCGCGTCGACCTTACGGGAGCCGGCGCCATGA
- a CDS encoding cell envelope integrity EipB family protein has product MALKRVIGALLVCAAPLLSPSARAKDVIQDAAIAALPRLTAYHAVYDLSLAQAKGGNAPASARGRIAFEFSGSECEGYVEKIRQVTELRSSEGAPQISSLRSATFEAGDGKNYHFDIEQRANRDPADHVRGEARKDSGQPLSVRLQNPAPREANLAAEALFPSSHLRRLLASAQAGGHLLEALVYDGAEDGRRVFRTTATIGNALSTPPAAKAAQVDALKNMRRWPVSISYFDADTKEDQTALYVISFELYENGVSTALKLD; this is encoded by the coding sequence ATGGCCTTGAAACGCGTAATTGGCGCGTTATTGGTGTGCGCCGCGCCCCTTCTGTCGCCCTCGGCTCGCGCGAAGGACGTCATCCAGGACGCGGCGATTGCCGCGCTGCCTCGCCTTACGGCCTACCACGCCGTCTACGACCTCTCGCTCGCCCAAGCGAAAGGCGGGAACGCTCCGGCCTCGGCGCGAGGACGCATCGCATTCGAATTCTCGGGCTCCGAATGCGAAGGCTATGTGGAGAAAATCCGCCAGGTTACAGAACTTCGGTCATCGGAAGGCGCGCCGCAAATTTCCTCTCTCCGCAGCGCGACCTTTGAAGCTGGCGACGGCAAAAACTATCATTTCGATATCGAGCAAAGGGCCAATAGGGACCCTGCCGACCACGTGCGCGGCGAAGCCCGGAAGGATTCCGGCCAGCCTCTGTCGGTCAGGCTCCAGAACCCTGCGCCTCGGGAAGCGAATCTGGCGGCGGAGGCCTTGTTCCCTTCCTCGCATTTGCGCCGCCTTCTGGCGTCGGCGCAGGCAGGCGGCCATCTCCTGGAGGCGCTTGTCTATGACGGCGCGGAAGATGGACGGAGGGTTTTTCGGACGACGGCGACGATCGGCAACGCTCTTTCCACTCCCCCCGCCGCAAAGGCGGCGCAAGTCGACGCGCTCAAGAACATGCGGCGCTGGCCAGTCTCCATCTCTTATTTCGACGCCGATACGAAGGAAGACCAGACGGCTCTCTATGTCATTTCCTTCGAGCTTTACGAAAACGGCGTTTCGACTGCGTTGAAGCTCGATTAA
- a CDS encoding superoxide dismutase, with the protein MTFTLEPLPYAYDALQPYLSRESFEYHHDKHHATYVTNANNLIKGTEFEGKPIEEIITASHGKNVPIFNNVAQHYNHANYWKWMKPNGGGAIPGKIEKALVESFGSVDKFKEEFQAQGLGQFGSGWVWLEIKDGKLAVRKTANAENPLVFGAKPLLVADVWEHSYYIDYRNRRADYLKAFLDHLVNWAYVEELYDAAVK; encoded by the coding sequence ATGACCTTCACGCTCGAGCCTCTTCCCTACGCCTATGACGCCCTGCAACCCTATCTTTCACGCGAATCCTTCGAATATCATCACGACAAGCATCATGCGACCTATGTGACCAACGCCAATAATCTCATCAAGGGCACGGAGTTCGAGGGAAAGCCCATCGAGGAGATCATCACCGCCTCGCACGGGAAGAACGTTCCGATCTTCAACAACGTCGCGCAGCACTACAACCACGCCAATTATTGGAAGTGGATGAAGCCGAATGGCGGCGGCGCCATTCCCGGCAAGATCGAGAAGGCGCTGGTCGAGTCCTTCGGCTCGGTCGACAAGTTCAAGGAAGAGTTCCAGGCGCAGGGCCTGGGGCAGTTCGGCTCGGGCTGGGTCTGGCTCGAAATCAAGGACGGCAAGCTCGCCGTGCGCAAGACAGCCAACGCCGAGAACCCGCTCGTCTTCGGCGCGAAGCCCCTGCTCGTCGCCGATGTCTGGGAGCATTCCTACTACATCGACTATCGCAATCGCCGCGCCGACTATCTCAAGGCTTTCCTCGATCATTTGGTGAACTGGGCCTATGTCGAGGAACTCTATGACGCGGCGGTGAAATAG
- the xth gene encoding exodeoxyribonuclease III, with translation MKITTWNINSVRLRMPLVARFLKSHSPDVLLLQETKCRDAEFPASDFRSLGYPHLAINGQKGYHGVAIASKHPLEPLGARDFCKAGHARHIAAEVKVGGEPLRLHNFYVPAGGDEPDREINPKFAHKLDFLDEMREWTRDEGVSQGRVILAGDLNIAPLEHDVWSHKALLKVVSHTPIEVEKLTKAFDAGGWVDALRRFVPAEEKLYTWWSYRAADWSASDRGRRLDHIWVSPTLGGALREMQVLREARGWERPSDHAPTTIVLEV, from the coding sequence ATGAAAATCACCACCTGGAACATCAATTCCGTGCGGCTGCGCATGCCGCTCGTCGCGCGCTTTCTGAAAAGCCACTCGCCAGACGTCCTGCTGCTGCAGGAAACCAAGTGCCGCGACGCCGAATTCCCCGCCTCCGACTTTCGGTCGCTCGGCTATCCCCACCTCGCGATCAACGGGCAGAAGGGCTATCACGGCGTGGCCATCGCCTCGAAACATCCCTTGGAGCCGCTCGGCGCGCGCGACTTCTGCAAGGCCGGCCACGCGCGCCACATCGCGGCTGAAGTGAAGGTGGGCGGCGAGCCCCTGCGGCTACACAATTTCTACGTCCCCGCCGGCGGCGACGAGCCCGACCGCGAGATCAATCCGAAATTCGCTCACAAGCTCGATTTTCTCGACGAAATGCGCGAGTGGACAAGGGATGAAGGCGTCTCGCAAGGGCGCGTCATCCTCGCCGGCGATCTCAACATCGCCCCGCTCGAGCACGACGTATGGAGCCACAAGGCTCTCCTCAAGGTCGTGAGTCACACACCGATCGAGGTCGAGAAGCTTACAAAGGCCTTCGACGCTGGCGGATGGGTCGACGCGCTGCGGCGCTTCGTTCCGGCCGAGGAGAAGCTTTACACTTGGTGGAGCTACCGCGCGGCCGATTGGTCCGCGAGCGACCGCGGCCGACGGCTCGATCACATCTGGGTGAGCCCCACGCTCGGCGGCGCCTTGAGAGAAATGCAAGTGCTGCGCGAGGCGCGCGGTTGGGAGCGCCCTTCGGATCACGCCCCGACAACAATCGTGCTGGAAGTCTGA
- a CDS encoding glycine betaine ABC transporter substrate-binding protein yields MSPRGAMLLCCFLCLLFCRADAGAAATPEEIVIGSKKFTESVILGEIAAKLCASTGARTVLRQELGGTRLLWSALLAGEIDVYPEYAGTLRQEILAGEDVSDEEALARALAARGLKKSKPLGFNDAYALGMRREAAKRLGVVLISDLARHPELRFGFSDEFLNRKDGWPALQAAYGLNAAQAIGLDHDIAYKGIAAGKIDVVDLYTTDPEIGLYDLKLLEDDRKVFSDNEVFLLYRADLQQKAPKALGALLKLQGRIDDAAMIAMNKAVKIERRSEDETAAHFVQETFGIAESARRDSLASRLLARTLEHLRLVALSLGPAIMAAVPLGVIAFRRPRLGHAILALASVLQTIPSLALLVFMLPLFGLGPEPAIAALFLYSLLPIIRNTASGLQSIPASIRNSAIALGLTPTRRLLLIELPIAAPAVLAGIKTAAVINVGTATLGALVGAGGYGQPIFTGVRLDDFGLILAGAAPAAALALLVQGVFELAERRLVPRGLRAPDRSAVAVSTDPDSPPKIGQKTTRPTG; encoded by the coding sequence ATGAGCCCGCGCGGCGCAATGCTCCTATGCTGCTTTCTATGCTTGCTATTCTGCCGGGCCGACGCCGGTGCTGCGGCGACCCCCGAAGAAATAGTCATCGGCTCGAAGAAGTTCACCGAGTCGGTCATCCTTGGGGAGATCGCCGCCAAGCTTTGCGCTTCGACCGGGGCGAGAACCGTCCTCCGCCAGGAACTCGGCGGAACGCGTCTGCTTTGGAGCGCCCTTCTTGCTGGCGAGATCGACGTCTACCCCGAATATGCCGGCACGCTTAGGCAAGAAATCCTCGCAGGCGAGGACGTCTCGGACGAGGAGGCGCTCGCGCGCGCGCTTGCGGCGCGCGGTCTGAAAAAAAGTAAGCCGCTCGGTTTCAACGACGCCTATGCGCTGGGCATGAGACGTGAGGCGGCGAAACGTTTGGGCGTCGTCCTGATCTCGGATCTCGCGCGCCATCCCGAGCTGCGGTTTGGGTTCAGTGACGAGTTTTTGAACCGCAAGGATGGCTGGCCCGCTCTGCAAGCCGCCTATGGGTTGAACGCGGCGCAGGCGATCGGCCTCGATCACGACATCGCTTACAAAGGGATTGCCGCAGGAAAGATCGACGTCGTCGACCTCTACACGACGGATCCCGAGATCGGTCTCTATGATTTGAAGCTCCTCGAGGACGATCGCAAAGTTTTCTCCGACAATGAAGTTTTTCTTCTCTACCGCGCCGATCTTCAGCAAAAAGCGCCCAAGGCTTTGGGCGCGCTGTTGAAACTGCAAGGGCGTATAGACGATGCGGCAATGATCGCGATGAACAAAGCCGTCAAAATCGAAAGACGCAGCGAGGACGAGACGGCCGCTCACTTTGTGCAAGAGACGTTTGGGATCGCCGAGAGCGCACGGCGGGACAGCCTCGCCTCGCGGCTTCTCGCTCGCACGCTCGAACATCTTCGGCTCGTGGCGCTATCGCTCGGTCCAGCGATCATGGCGGCGGTCCCGCTCGGCGTCATCGCCTTTCGCCGTCCCCGGCTTGGTCACGCGATACTGGCGCTCGCCAGCGTGCTGCAAACCATCCCCTCACTCGCGCTGCTCGTCTTCATGCTGCCTCTGTTTGGCCTAGGGCCTGAGCCGGCGATCGCGGCGCTGTTCCTTTACAGCCTGCTGCCGATCATTCGGAACACGGCCTCGGGCTTGCAGAGCATTCCGGCTTCGATCCGCAACTCCGCGATTGCGCTCGGCCTGACCCCGACGCGGCGTCTGCTGCTCATCGAGCTTCCCATCGCCGCCCCCGCAGTGCTCGCGGGAATCAAAACCGCGGCAGTCATCAATGTCGGCACGGCGACGCTCGGCGCGCTGGTCGGCGCCGGCGGCTACGGGCAGCCGATCTTCACGGGCGTGCGGCTCGACGATTTCGGCCTCATCCTGGCAGGCGCGGCGCCGGCGGCGGCGCTCGCCTTGCTGGTGCAGGGAGTCTTCGAGCTCGCCGAGAGGCGCCTCGTTCCGCGCGGCCTGCGCGCTCCCGACCGCTCCGCGGTTGCGGTCTCGACAGATCCCGATTCGCCGCCGAAGATTGGACAAAAAACGACCCGGCCGACCGGATAG
- the egtD gene encoding L-histidine N(alpha)-methyltransferase — MRPAVERATRRRDGESDFALCVVEGLSRARKSLPCRFLYDARGSELFEDITRLPEYYPTRVEIALLEAHVGEIVKDLVGGGALIEFGSGSSRKTEILLARLPRLSVYAPIDVSRTALDEARRRLNRLYPTLNTRPILGDFTHGVLLPKDVAQMKQLGFFPGSTIGNFAPCEAIDLLRAMRRTLAEGSALVVGVDLKKDARVLIEAYNDKAGITAAFNLNLLARANRELGATFDVSAFCHEAIYDPVNGRIEMHLVSVKEQTVEVLGERFQFRAGERIHTENSYKFSIEQFSELAQAGGWRVGSFWTDASGWFSVFELRGMDEDSTAGAKLTAAARSTRHSG, encoded by the coding sequence ATGCGCCCAGCGGTCGAGCGCGCGACGCGACGGCGCGACGGCGAAAGCGACTTCGCGCTTTGCGTTGTCGAGGGCTTGTCGAGAGCGCGAAAGAGCCTGCCTTGCCGATTCCTTTACGATGCGCGCGGCAGCGAGCTCTTCGAGGACATCACGCGCCTGCCCGAATATTATCCGACCCGTGTGGAGATCGCGCTGCTCGAAGCGCATGTCGGCGAAATTGTTAAGGACCTCGTCGGAGGCGGCGCGCTCATCGAATTCGGCTCGGGGTCCAGCCGGAAGACCGAAATCCTTCTGGCGCGGCTGCCGAGGCTTTCGGTTTACGCGCCGATCGACGTCTCGAGGACCGCGCTCGACGAGGCAAGAAGACGTCTCAACCGGCTTTATCCGACGCTGAACACGCGGCCCATTCTCGGCGATTTCACGCATGGCGTGCTGCTGCCGAAGGACGTCGCGCAAATGAAGCAGCTCGGCTTCTTTCCGGGCTCGACGATCGGCAACTTCGCTCCCTGCGAGGCGATTGACTTGCTGCGCGCGATGCGCAGGACCCTGGCGGAGGGCAGCGCGCTCGTCGTCGGCGTCGATCTGAAGAAAGATGCGCGCGTGCTGATCGAGGCCTATAACGACAAGGCGGGCATCACGGCCGCCTTCAATCTCAACCTGCTCGCGCGCGCCAATCGCGAGCTCGGCGCGACATTCGATGTTTCGGCTTTTTGTCACGAGGCGATTTATGATCCGGTCAACGGCCGCATCGAAATGCATCTCGTAAGCGTGAAGGAGCAAACGGTCGAAGTTCTGGGCGAGCGCTTTCAATTTCGTGCAGGAGAGCGCATCCACACGGAAAATTCCTACAAATTCTCAATCGAGCAATTCTCCGAACTGGCGCAGGCCGGGGGTTGGCGTGTCGGCAGCTTTTGGACTGACGCAAGCGGCTGGTTCAGCGTCTTCGAGCTGCGGGGCATGGATGAGGATTCGACAGCGGGAGCCAAGCTGACCGCCGCCGCGAGATCAACGCGGCATTCCGGCTGA